The genomic window GCAAGGCGTGGGCCGAGGCGGGCCACACCCGGGTGCCGCGCGTGTCGGTCAGCCGCAGCATCTTTGCCCTGATGGATGGTCGCGACCGCGCGTATTTCGGGAGCGACGAGGAGCAGCGGGATCAGATCGGCTTGATCGACGCGAACACGCGGGCGGTCTTCGGGCGCAGCTACGCGGCGGAACCGGATGTGCTCATCGAACAACTGCGGCGAGATGAAGCCATCGCCGAGGCGGACACCCTCCTGCTGACGATCCCCAACCAATTGGGCGTGGCCTACAACGTCCACGTCATGGAGGCCATCCTCGCACACGTCGCGCCCGCCCTCGGCTGGCGCTGACCTATGCCTTCGCCCGGGCGGGGATCCAGTTATTTAGCGCCGGGGGAAGGTGAAGGTCGATCCACGTGTGTATCGCCTCCGCTTTCCGGCGGTACAGAATCCCGAGGTAGATGATCCCGAGCCCGATGAAGCTGAGGACGAAGGGGAACGCGAAGGAGTCCTTGAACAGGTCGTGGGCGAGGTGCCCCAGGTAGAAGCAGACGCCGAGCGCGCCGAACAGGATGAAGGTTCGCCGCCGGAGAATAACCGCGGTCGCGACGAGCCCCAGGTTGATGAGAAAATAGATGAACTTCCCGAGTTCGCTGCTGCTGTTCATCGCGGTGAGGCCGCCCCAGAAGGTCAGGAGCCCGAAGAGGTAGCCCCAAAACGTGAGGTCCTCTTGTTTCCGCCGAAGGTCGGCTAGGTAGGTGAAGCCGAGCATGAGCAGGCCGAAGGCGACGGAGAAAAACTTCTTTTCATCCCCGCTGAGCGGCTGGGTGAAGAAGAGTTCGGGCGCGTCCATGGACGCATACCATAGCGCGTAGGCGATCGGTGCCGTGATGAAGGGGAAGCGCCACTTCCTGAGCGTGAAGAGTCCGACCAGGACCGTGCTCGCTTCCATGACGAGCCAGCTCCCATTGACGTAGGGATGGAAGCGGCTGTAGCCGCCCGGGTCTGCGACGGGCCAGAAACCGGTGGCGCGTTCGATGCCGTACACGGCCAGCGGCGTCATGCAGACTGCCGCCGTGAGCAGCAGACCGCCTGGTACCCGGCGATGGGCCGTGTTCCAGAAGCGGGCGCCGATCAGGTAGAACAACGTGGCATAGGCGAGGGCAACGATCGCCAGTCCGAGGCCGTCGAGGTAGTCCCAGGCATTGGTCATGAACCAGCCCATGGCTCCGATGATGATCAACGCGCCGAAATAGTAGGCGACGTTCTCGGCGTCGAATTTCGGCGCCTGGGTCTCGTTGGGCTTCGGCTGAAGCTTCGCCCAGAGAATCTCGGCCTGTTCACGGGAAATGCCGGAAAGACGGGCCGACTCGTGGAGTTCGTCGTAGCTGACCTTAACCGCACCTGCTTTCTTCATGACTACGGGTACCGCGTGGTGGTTTTTTTGAGGGACGGCGATCGTGACCGCCGCCAGTGCACGGTGATCGCGAGGCTGCTCCAAGGCGAGGCGATAGCCGGAGCGCGTCAGGGGCACGAAAAACCCGCCGGGCCAAGGGGGCGCGGCGGGCGGAAGATGTGGCGCTGGCGCGGTGTTCGCGTCAGCGCATGGGATTCTCGTCAAGAACGCTCAGCGGTACTCTTCGCCGGTGTTGGCGTTGATAATTTTGAAGTTCTCCACGTGGTAGTTGAGGTCGGCGCGGAAGGCCAACTTCACCCCGAAGAGCTTCTCCATCCGGACGAGCAGGTCGGCGTCCTCGCTGCGCAGGCGCTCGAGGATGCTCGGGTGCACCATGACGCGGAGCGAGTACTCCTTGCCGTCCTTGCGGAGCTGCAGTCGGCGGACCACCGAGCTGAGCTTGCGCTGCAACTCGACGCTCATCGTCGTCGCGCTCTTCACGATGCCGCGACCGCGGCAGTACGGGCAGTCGGTGTAGAGGTTGGACGAGAGCGACTCCTGCTGCCGCTGGCGGGTCATCTGCATGATGCCGAGCTGCGAGATCGGGAGAATGTGGTTCTTGGCTTTGTCCGTCGACATGAGCTCCACCATCTTCTCGTAGATGGCGTTCCGGTGCCGGCGCTCCTTCATGTCGATGAAGTCCATGATGATCAGGCCGCCGAGGTTGCGCAGCCGGATCTGCCGGGCGATTTCCGCCGCGGCCTCGAGGTTGACGGCGTAGATGACGTTCTTCTCGTCGCCGCCGCGGTTCTTGTGGGAACCGGTGTTCACGTCGATGGCGATGAGCGCCTCGGTCTCGTCGATGATGATTTCACCGCCGGACGGGAGCGGCACCTTGCGCTGGCCGGTCTGCTCGATCTGCCGCTCGATGTTGAAGCGCTCGAAGATCGGAATGCTGTCCTTGTAGAGCGCGATCTTGCTGGCGGAGCGCTTGGAGATCTGGCCGACGAGCCGCTGGGTGCGCTCGTGGTCGTCCGGGCTGTCGATCAGCACGCGGTCGACCTCCTCGGTGAGGAAGTCACGGACGGTGCGCTCGACGAGGTCGGGCTCCATGTAGAGGCAGGCGGGGGAGCGCTCGCTCTTCATCTTGGCCTGAATGTCCTCCCAGGTCTTGAGGAGGATGTGCAGGTCGCGGACGAAATAGCGGGCTTTCTTGCCCTCGCCGGCGGTGCGGACGATGACGCCGACGCCCTCGGGGAGGGTGAGCTCGTTGATGAGTTGCTTGAGCCGCTTGCGCTCGGCCGGGTCCTCGATCTTGCGGGAGATGCCGCAGCCCTCGCTGAACGGGGTCAGGATGAGGTAGCGTCCGGGGATGGAGAGGTTCGTCGTGGTGCGCGGGCCCTTGGTGCCGATGGGGCCCTTGGTGACCTGGATGACGATCTCGCTGCCCGGAGGATAGAGATTGGGGATGTCCTTGACCGTCGGTTCGGCGGGGCGCTCGGGCTGGTTCCGGCGGCGGTTGACGCGGACGACCTCGACGGAGGAGTCGGCGGCGGCCGGCAGCATGTCCCAGTAATGGAGGAAC from Opitutus sp. ER46 includes these protein-coding regions:
- a CDS encoding DUF2157 domain-containing protein, translated to MKKAGAVKVSYDELHESARLSGISREQAEILWAKLQPKPNETQAPKFDAENVAYYFGALIIIGAMGWFMTNAWDYLDGLGLAIVALAYATLFYLIGARFWNTAHRRVPGGLLLTAAVCMTPLAVYGIERATGFWPVADPGGYSRFHPYVNGSWLVMEASTVLVGLFTLRKWRFPFITAPIAYALWYASMDAPELFFTQPLSGDEKKFFSVAFGLLMLGFTYLADLRRKQEDLTFWGYLFGLLTFWGGLTAMNSSSELGKFIYFLINLGLVATAVILRRRTFILFGALGVCFYLGHLAHDLFKDSFAFPFVLSFIGLGIIYLGILYRRKAEAIHTWIDLHLPPALNNWIPARAKA
- a CDS encoding Rne/Rng family ribonuclease, with the translated sequence MSEQPQSQPDSSGSIPPDVAQKYDEELVNPPPEREVKPVSNAELKAGAAERAKQRPLLQKILAVFQKEKGSYRELIINSEPLEKRVALLVDGRLEKFEIERESDNRMVGGIYKGRIKNLDPGLKAAFVDIGYTKNAFLHYWDMLPAAADSSVEVVRVNRRRNQPERPAEPTVKDIPNLYPPGSEIVIQVTKGPIGTKGPRTTTNLSIPGRYLILTPFSEGCGISRKIEDPAERKRLKQLINELTLPEGVGVIVRTAGEGKKARYFVRDLHILLKTWEDIQAKMKSERSPACLYMEPDLVERTVRDFLTEEVDRVLIDSPDDHERTQRLVGQISKRSASKIALYKDSIPIFERFNIERQIEQTGQRKVPLPSGGEIIIDETEALIAIDVNTGSHKNRGGDEKNVIYAVNLEAAAEIARQIRLRNLGGLIIMDFIDMKERRHRNAIYEKMVELMSTDKAKNHILPISQLGIMQMTRQRQQESLSSNLYTDCPYCRGRGIVKSATTMSVELQRKLSSVVRRLQLRKDGKEYSLRVMVHPSILERLRSEDADLLVRMEKLFGVKLAFRADLNYHVENFKIINANTGEEYR